The sequence TTTCTTTTGGGACCTACATGTCCCATATTGtgtagtttcaaaatttttggtcGGCAGAAGCATTCTATGGAGATTTTATATGTTACTCTGCGCCCATTGCTTCTGGACTAGACATTTTGTGTCCTATCCTTTGAACTTAAAAAGAAACTGAAGTCTTCATATAGCCAGAATCAAACCAAGTTTTTTCATTGATGAATATCAGTTAAATTTTGTAGTAAACAGTTACTTGTCCATAATGATTGATGAAGACTTTCTATCTGTTGGTGTCTTTGTTTCCTTGTTAGAAAGAAaatttccatatttttcttttaaagtgaTTGTGAGCAACTTGTAAAGAGTAGGAAATCTATTATCTAAATTGAAGCAAGTTTTCCTCAAAAAGACCTATGGAAATTTGAGCCAGATTTGACAACTTTCCGGATATGAATAGATTTTGATATCTCATGAGCTTAGACTCTGctcatttgattaaaaaaaatctattaactTTGTTTCGCACGGAACAATATAATCGAACCTTTTACATTTCTGCCTATCTTTCATTAATGGGCATGGTTAAGCTCAGTGTATTCACTTCAAAACTATTCAGTCCTCTGTAATATATTCAAAAAATGTTCAGTAGGTTATGTACCAGctctctacaaatataaatgGAGTTGCagttaaaatatttcttttaatgTGCATCATGTTTAATATTGAATGCACATTGATGAAGAACTTTTGTGCAGTTCCTTCATTAGACAAGTTTCCTGATGTAGAAGACAAGAAATTTCCTGGCGAAATAATATATGGAGATGGAAATATTACACTTAACCGTGGAAGGAAAGCAGTAATCCTCAAAGTTGTCAACACCGGAGACAGGCCAGTTCAGGTGTTTTTCTTTAACCTATCATTTCTTATATTTGTTggatgcttttcttttttctttctcatttacaTTTATCAGTAGTTAGTTAGCAATTTGTACCGAACTGCTATCAACTTCCTATCATGTTCATTTGCAACATCAGGATTTGATAATGAAACTTGTACATGTTTCCTGAGTTATAGTACTGAACTCTGAtattttaataatgaaaaaaatgctTGCAATATTGTTTCAGTTGACTGGCAGGGCagctttctttctctttctatgtTGGGAGAGTTGAGATTCTTTCTGTAGTTTGAATTGTTTTGTATGAATTACAAGGGCAATAGTCAATAGTAGCTCACTCATGGTTGGCGgatgaagaaattttttaagctGTAGCTCATATGACACCTCCTCCTCTTGTAAAAAGCAAGGGGGAGAGTTAGATCGTGTGTTCAAGACACAGTGGGTGTGTGTAtagtacttatatatatatatatatatatatatatatatatatatatataaaaggttttCAAGCACAGATAAAGTCACATGTTTCTAACAGATTGAATTGGTCAACATCTTGTTTGCATTCTCTTTCTGTGGTTAACTTGATTAAATAGATGATACCATTATTTTAATCATTCCTCACTATTTCAGGTTGGCAGCCACTATCACTTTATTGAGGTGAATCCCTACTTGGTTTTTGATCGATGGAGAGCATATGGCATGCGCCTGAATATACCTGCAGGGACAGCTACACGATTTGAGGTTGAACTTGCAATCTTTATGGattacttttattttcattttataagtttttactgttaatcaatgaaattaaactaaaatttgttTAGTTGTTTATCTGCTGTAAATAAATATTTGCCTATATCTTTGGCATTTTATTACTTCATgtctaaataaaatattacctagcaaaaaaagtagtttttaatCATATTGTAAACAAAAACTATTTCCCCCTTTAATATCAGCTTGCACAGACATGTTCAGCTCTTTGACTTTTTAACTCTATGCGTTTTAAGTGTCAATGATGTTTTGCTTGGCCAGCCTGGGGAAGCTAAATGTGTAACACTTGTAAGCATTGGAGGTAAGAAAGTGATCAGAGGGGGAAATGGCATTGTTGATGGTCCGGTCGGTCATGCTAATTTCAAAGTCATCATGGAAGCTGTAAACTCGAGAGGTTGTCGAAATCTTGACGCAACAAATGTTAGGTTAGATCTTCTCCTAGGGCAAATCCATGCTGCTTGTTTCAATTCTGTTTTGTGATATCAATGAGATTGTTGTTTGAATGAGTAAACATGTTCCACTTAAATGATAAAGGATAAATGGAAATGCTTTACCTCAGAATTGATTTTTCAGTGAAGGTGTTACCGGAGAAGAGTCTGCTTTCACAACCATTATCTCTCATGAGGCGTATGCCAATATGTATGGCCCTACCACTGGTGACAAAATTCGGCTTGGTGATACCAATTTGtatgctaaaattgaaaaagattttGCTATTTATGGTGACGAATGCGTCTTTGGAGGTGGGAAAGTTATAAGAGATGGATTAGGCCAGTCATGTGGGCATTTACCAGCTGACTCTTTAGATACTGTTATAACAAATGCTGTGATCATTGATTATAGTGGAATCTTCAAGGCAGATATTGGTATCAAAGATGGTCTTATTGTTTCCCTTGGGAAAGCAGGCAATCCAGATACCATGGATGGTGTATGTATGAATATGATAATTGGGGTAAATTTCATCTCACAATGCAGAAGCAGCATGAAAGGTTTAATTGTATGCCACGTTAATTGCACATACTTATACTTTTTCAATAATTAGGTTAACACAGAGGTTATTGCGGGAGAAGGAATGATTGTTACTGCAGGAGCCATAGACTGTCATGTCCACTTCATATGCCCTCAATTGATATATGAAGCAATATCAAGTGGTGAGCTACCTAACTGGAATTTTTTCTGGTTGAAACTGCTGCTGAAACTTACAAAGGCattattgtttaaattgtaatatGTCTCtgtatttatataaatttttgacattttaaaatttagatgaaaacaTTCAGAAAAGCTTAATCAAACTCAACTGCGTATGTTGGGAATCAAATTCATACATTTTTTAGCTGATTGCACATGATTTAAAACTGCTTGATAAGTTTGTCTGAACCGTTCTTTTGGTACCTAGAGTTAATGTGTCTGCTCCTTAGAAATCTGAGCAACCTCTGgatgtaaaagaaaattaattgaaaCAAATATTTCTCCAAATGTTCAATGACTCCATTTTTCCAAAACTATATGTAGGAATCACAACACTAGTGGGAGGTGGAACAGGACCTGCTAATGGAACACGTGCTACAACTTGTACTCCAGCGCCATCACAAATGAAGTTAATGCTGCAATCAACTGATGACCTGCCCCTAAATTTTGGTTTTACCGGAAAAGTAAGCTTAATCATTTGTAGACTTAATAAATTCCTCTCTCTTGCTCTCTATGTCTCTCCTTACACCCGATTAAGGATGGACCTTGCAGTaattattgtaatatattaATGGACGActaaaattatgaattctaAAAGTTTTTCCCACTTGCTCCTCCCCCCTACTCCTCCCTTCATCTTTATTTATTCTTGTACCTTGTTCTGTAATTCCCTTCGTCTACTTCAGGGGAACAGTGCCAAACCTGAGGAGCTACATGAAATAATTAGAGCTGGGGCAATGGGACTGAAGCTGCATGAGGACTGGGGAACTACTCCTGCATCAATAGACAATTGTTTGACTGTTGGAGATCATTATGACATCCAGgcactactcttttttttttttgagtaatttttttccAGTTATTTGAAACATTTTGTGTTTTATATGACTTACCAACTTTCTGCATATCTATTGATTTTGACAGGTTAATATCCACACTGACACCTTGAATGAATCGGGATTTGTAGAACATACTATTGCTTCATTTAAAGGAAGAACTATTCATACCTATCACAGGTACAAGTTTCCTTCTGCCCACACCaccaaccaaaaataaaaagggaataAATGTTTTTCAATCTTCTATGACTTAATTAAGTATCATGGTCATTAGGTATTaggttaaataaaaataataatgaataaataaaaccttGAGTGTAATCAAGAAGTACACTCTTTACAAGTTATTGATAGCTAAGGCCTTAGTTGTTTTGTCAAAGTGGCTAAAATTTGACATCTTTTCCCTGTTGGTCATATTGGGAGTCTTTCCCATCCCTATCATCCTTTTCAAGTTGTCATGACTTGATATTATGATTGATTGCAGCTTTTTCATGTGATTACAAGATCTTCCTCTTGTGAACAGGACATAATAAGTTCGTCTACTCTATTACCTTTGGCCTTGCTTCAACTTTTCCatcttttaattcaattttttttaactttctcaGTATATTTTGGACAGTGAAGGTGCTGGTGGTGGTCATGCTCCAGATATCATCAAAGTGTGTGGTGTGAAACATGTCCTGCCATCATCTACAAACCCCACGCGGCCTTATACTTCCAACACTATAGACGAGCATCTTGACATGCTGGTATGAGAAGATAATAGAAGAATTGATTCAGTATGCATTATGGATgttcaattctcattttggtaTGCATTCATACAGATGGTCTGCCATCACCTTGATAAGGACATTCCAGAAGATGTAGCATTTGCTGAATCAAGGATAAGAGCTGAAACAATTGCTGCAGAAGATATTTTGCATGATATGGGGGCAATTAGCATCATAGCTTCTGATTCACAAGCTATGGGTCGCATTGGAGAGGTtaataattatctttttttaagagaatttttTCCCTTAAgagtttttgtttaaataactTTGTTTGTACTTCCATTTGATACTAGAAACTTCTATCTGATAAATCTGGGAGCCAAACATTAAAACCATGAGATCTggtaccttttttcttttttggatagtTGGTGGAGGGAGGATTTGAAACCTAGATGTTTCCTTTGGAAACACGAGCAAGTACCAGTTGAGCACGTACAAGGCTCTTGGCCAGACCTGTTACTTACTTGATAGTGAGCATTTGAAGCCATTCTAATTAATAAGATATGATAGGGCTGCTTTTAAGCTGCTAAGATCAATGAATCTTGGAGACAGACATGGGTGCCAAATGGAGATACTTTTAACATGACACTGTCCCTTGAAATGAGACAAATCCTAGTAGGGACATATGAAGACAGCCGACAGGGACATCTGAAGAGAAAATGATGGCTTGTTGCtcagactcttttttttttttttttttacaattatgatCTTATGTTGCAAGTCAATAATGCATATTAACATTCTCTGAGTGCACATCCAACCCATG comes from Castanea sativa cultivar Marrone di Chiusa Pesio chromosome 3, ASM4071231v1 and encodes:
- the LOC142629316 gene encoding urease-like isoform X1; protein product: MKLAPREVEKLSLHNAGFLAQKRLARGLRLNYSEAVALIATQILEFVRDGEKSVAELMDIGKQLLGRRQVLPAVPHLLHMVQVEGTFPDGTKLITVHDAIASENGNLELALHGSFLPVPSLDKFPDVEDKKFPGEIIYGDGNITLNRGRKAVILKVVNTGDRPVQVGSHYHFIEVNPYLVFDRWRAYGMRLNIPAGTATRFEPGEAKCVTLVSIGGKKVIRGGNGIVDGPVGHANFKVIMEAVNSRGCRNLDATNVSEGVTGEESAFTTIISHEAYANMYGPTTGDKIRLGDTNLYAKIEKDFAIYGDECVFGGGKVIRDGLGQSCGHLPADSLDTVITNAVIIDYSGIFKADIGIKDGLIVSLGKAGNPDTMDGVCMNMIIGVNTEVIAGEGMIVTAGAIDCHVHFICPQLIYEAISSGITTLVGGGTGPANGTRATTCTPAPSQMKLMLQSTDDLPLNFGFTGKGNSAKPEELHEIIRAGAMGLKLHEDWGTTPASIDNCLTVGDHYDIQVNIHTDTLNESGFVEHTIASFKGRTIHTYHSEGAGGGHAPDIIKVCGVKHVLPSSTNPTRPYTSNTIDEHLDMLMVCHHLDKDIPEDVAFAESRIRAETIAAEDILHDMGAISIIASDSQAMGRIGEVIIRTWQTADKMKLQRGPIDTSEPDNDNLRIKRYIAKYTINPAIANGLSQYVGSVEVGKLADLVLWKPSFFGAKPEMIIKGGAIAWADMGDPNASIPTPEPVMMRPMFGAFGKAGSAHSIAFVSKAALDDGVKAKYGLNKRVEAVGNVRKLTKSDMKLNDALPNITVDPETYTVTADGEVLTCTAATTVPLSRNYFLF
- the LOC142629316 gene encoding urease-like isoform X2, whose amino-acid sequence is MKLAPREVEKLSLHNAGFLAQKRLARGLRLNYSEAVALIATQILEFVRDGEKSVAELMDIGKQLLGRRQVLPAVPHLLHMVQVEGTFPDGTKLITVHDAIASENGNLELALHGSFLPVPSLDKFPDVEDKKFPGEIIYGDGNITLNRGRKAVILKVVNTGDRPVQVGSHYHFIEVNPYLVFDRWRAYGMRLNIPAGTATRFEPGEAKCVTLVSIGGKKVIRGGNGIVDGPVGHANFKVIMEAVNSRGCRNLDATNVSEGVTGEESAFTTIISHEAYANMYGPTTGDKIRLGDTNLYAKIEKDFAIYGDECVFGGGKVIRDGLGQSCGHLPADSLDTVITNAVIIDYSGIFKADIGIKDGLIVSLGKAGNPDTMDGVCMNMIIGVNTEVIAGEGMIVTAGAIDCHVHFICPQLIYEAISSGITTLVGGGTGPANGTRATTCTPAPSQMKLMLQSTDDLPLNFGFTGKGNSAKPEELHEIIRAGAMGLKLHEDWGTTPASIDNCLTVGDHYDIQVNIHTDTLNESGFVEHTIASFKGRTIHTYHSEGAGGGHAPDIIKVCGVKHVLPSSTNPTRPYTSNTIDEHLDMLMVCHHLDKDIPEDVAFAESRIRAETIAAEDILHDMGAISIIASDSQAMGRIGEVIIRTWQTADKMKLQRGPIDTSEPDNDNLRIKRYIAKYTINPAIANGLSQYVGSVEVC